In Zingiber officinale cultivar Zhangliang chromosome 3A, Zo_v1.1, whole genome shotgun sequence, the DNA window TGCTTCTTTCTCCCTCCCTCACTCCTTCATTCCTCTCTGCCATGGGGAAATTTTGCTGTGGGCCCGAGGAGGAGGAAAATGGCGGCGGCCTCGGCATCGACATGACTGGATTTCTCGTCGCCGCGCTCATCGCTCTGGTGCTGATTCTTCTCTGCTCCCAACAACCTCGCCGGCGCACCATGGTCACCGTTTGTCCCGGCCGCTGCTAAACAACAAGTTAATTTCCTCTTAATTTGTTtcctataaattaattaaactgtgGTTGatctggatatatatatatatatatgaaattcgACGTTGATATCGTTGCCCGGTTTAAAGTTTATGTTTGGGCATCAGTGTTTCTgcaaaaattttgtttttttttcttgttctttGGTGCTGATGGAGAGATGAAAAGGGAAGAGACCTGATGAATCTTTATTCGGTGTTAATTAAATTGAATATAATCGATTATGGGTTTCTGTTTACTTatttagagagagagagagagagagatagagagagaatGGATCTGTGTTTTTAGAATCCTTGAGTATGAAGCCGAGAGGGGAAAGGTAAAGAGTTACAGCCTGTTTAGTTTGAGGAAGGAAAAAGAATGTACCTtgttcatttttgttttttttacttagaaacagGTGCGGAAAGAACTGAGAAGGGACTAGCGCTCTGGTCCTGCCTGCCCTGATGTGCTCCTGTATCAGGGATTGTGGGACAGATTTTTTGGTCTATTTTTTATGGATTAGAAGAGAATCATTTACATATATTGGTGGAGTCATGACTCTCACTTATTTTATAGGTGAGAACCATGACTCTCTATCAATGTAAAAAGTAGATTAGAGGATCTGAGCTATTGTGAGGACAGATCCTTTGATACGCTTTTTATAGATTAGAAGAGGACCATTTATATATATTGATGAGAAATCATGACTCCTATTTATTTTATAGATAAACTATTTTTATTGTAACACTTAtaattcataattattataatataatgttAACTAGACATGACTACTATAACTAGGAggatagttttatttttttttaaatcacttTCTTAATTTACACATGGAATCACGGTTAGAATCTGGCTAACATTAACTGCAATTTCTCTTGTATTTATCTTTCCACCTAAATTATAATTTTGGGTTAAGTTAGATGGTCGAAGGCTGCCAACGATGGGTGAGCTACCCCTACTCGTCACCCTACAGTCTGCCCACCGTCAAAACTATAACTTAGGTGGGAGGGTGAACCCAGAAGAGATCACAGTCAATTTTAATCGAATTCTGGCCATCATCTGACTTATAAATTGCAGAATGTACCAAGAAAGAACCAGAGATTGTGGATTAGAAATTATAGATCAGAAGATTAAAACTTTACAACTAGGTAGAACTATAATTCAATAACTAATAATCTCTCTCACCTCATGGCTAATTTGATGGTCGATTATAAATTATCTTCTTTTGTATAATTTGGAGATAGACGATGAAGGACGTATGGAATACGTATagtattatatataataattcaATAACCACACCGGGATAATATTGATTCAAAAAAAAGGTCAATCTTGCAATAGTTATAATTTATAGCCactataatatattattattaacaCTAATTATAGTGGGAATGTCTTTATTATAGCAGTTTTGATCTCCTAATTGTTATTATAGTGTtaaaaataaaagtatttttaaaaattaggaaaatttggATACAGTCCCTAAtggtaaataaaaatataattgtttttaaattcaatacattaaactagaatctagtatattttttatgagCACGATTCCTTTTctatggaaaatatactagattttttttaaatgatactcaattaaatgtaaaatatattagattttctttaaattataCTGAATTtatgaggaattatattaagcaggaaaaaaattatacttaatttaataaaaaaatactagATTTTAGTGTAAAGTACTTAATTTAAcagaaattatattcatttttaaactttttgtacctaaaaaatatgatggataattttgataaaaaatatactcgattctaatatACAGTGCTGTCTTTAAGgggaattatattcatttttaaatattttatatctaAATAATTTAAGCGACAATTAGATAACGATTTTTGTAAGGGGGAGttaaagcaaataaaactttacatATATGAAgtaaaacaaaattttttaaacatgtagactgcatataaaattaaaattgtgattggagatttttttttaatttatcgttAATATAAACTGAATTAATCAATCGAACATGAAATTAAaagtttgatttagttaatttttaaattcattttaaaaaaaaaatattaattatttaattaaattacttCGGTCTCGATTTTAGAAATCCCAATTTGATTAAATTCTGGCTATATGTCCGAATCGAAATCGGAAGTTTAAAATTGCTAATTATAAATTGCTAATTATGTATGCCATGACTCTCCTCTCTTGTGGGTTTCAATTTAATCGGAAGTTCAGTTATTTTAATTTTCGATTAATTTaactgatattttattaatttaattttgttcaaTTTTTATTCGTCAGTTCagttaggaaaaaaaaacaatttattcAGCTTCAATTTAAATGattcaataaatttaattattaatcgATTCTTCACAAGTAGAAGGGaagaatgaaaggggagttaacCGCAGAAGACACAAATCACAGAAAAATTCTCCGTAAacaaaaaatttctctattatgtagcaataagggggtgtttggttctttcctaggaataggaatcgaaatgggaatcattgtattgtggaatgggaatgggtatgagtatggatatcactcttaaaagtaatgtttggttacttgcatattttctatcggaataaatcaaaattttcttttttacccttaaaggaaaataagagaaaaaattagatgtgagagaaagatgaatgtgagagaaaaatatgatgaaagagaatgataagagagaaagtatgatgagagagaaaatgtgatgagtaagaatgaagagagagaaagtgtgatgagagaaaatgataaaagagagtgtgataggagagagcatgatgagagaagatgagagagaaaatatgatatgagagaaattatgatgggagagaatgaagagagagaaagtgtaatgaaaaagaggagagagagtgtgatgagagagattgaggagagagaaagtatggtgagatagaaagtatgatgagagagaaagtatgataaaaaaaaaagagaacagtgagtgtgatgggagagattgaggagagagaaagtatgatgagggagaaagtatgatgaaagagaaagtgtgttgaggaaaaaaaaggagagagtgtgacaagagagattgaggagagagaaagtgtgatgagaaaaaaaagaaggaagagagtgtgatggaagagattgaggagagagaaagtatgatgagagagaaagtgtaatgagaaaaaaagaggaaagagagtgtgataggagagattaaggagagagaaagtgtgtgataaaatgatgagagataaaatatgatgagagagaacaaggagagagaagtgatataaaagaaaaaataaataaatatattttgatatttgataataagggagaaaattttagttttaggttaagagtatttttggaataagggaatattttgattgatgaaaatatggtaatgactcattgaaggggaggtacatgagaatgagttattatccaattttaaggattcattcccttatttgtattcctattcctataatctaaacattaacaataacaatcaatgattctcattctcattccccactcttaTTCCCCTAAACTAAACGCCCCCTAAGTTTATTACTTAGAGGGAAAGAATCAAATTGGTGGCGGTCAAATGGACCTTAACACTACTCAGAATCTAATAACCAGTTGATGCTCTTCATCTTCATGATGTATATCCCCACATCGTATTGAATGCCCTACAACTTATTAAACATCTTCTTCCCACATTGGGTTGAATGCCTTACAACTTATTAAACATCTTGTCCTCTTCGCTATCCGTGAACACATTTTTGGGACAGTCATTAAAATAGATTGAAATTCTttttgagcgtcggaaactccTTAGTCGAGAGGAATAATAACTGGTTTATGCCCAGAAACATAGCTCAATTGTCTAATTCTTTTACTTTTGCATTTAACTCTCTTGTAGTTCCACCCAAAACAGGTGGAGACGTGGAGTATCTTCTACATCTatcgttttaaaatttttaaaattagttgatTTTCATTTCACGATAGATCGAATTGGAGATTGAACTATCTCCCCCCCCTAGCAATACCTCACCAACGCATTCCACCGAATGCACCTTCAAAGTTAAAAATGATATATGCGCTTGGTCACAGTTAGAAGGAATTGAGATCCAGTAGTTAGAAAAAATCACATCTCTAACAAATGAGGCGCCTTTCACATCGATCCACTATGGTTCCCCCGGGGCACGTGTCCGCCAACGACTTCATTAGAAGAAAATCTGAAGTCACTCATTTTAACAACAAATAATGGATACATAAATAACCATGTAAATCATAGATATATCATTGAGCTAGCaaaagaaaatgtttttttttcctaaaacAAATAAGTATACATTACAGTAGTAGCAATGGATCAGATGGTCTATTTGACTACAAAATTACTAGTCATAACATTTTTTTATTGAGAATTATGTCAAAGTATCATATATTCATGTATATTCATGATAATACAGCAAATCGAAGAACACCAATAGTAGGTAAACAGGTGCTAACCACAGAAGACACAAAATCACAACAAAATTCTCTTTAGGATGTAAAAAAAACAGTTCTTCTCCCTCCACCAAAAAAAACTTCCTTACTCATGAATACAGATGAGTAAAAGATTGGCTAAATCCAATTAACGGATCAAATTGATAGAAGTTAAAAGTTGGATTTGatcaattcaaaattttaatattttttaaaatatctattaTTTTGGTCTAATAAATTCGatctcaattttaaaaattttaattcaattaaattaaattcagcTATAATTCTGAATaggaattgaaaatttaaaattatcccTCCCTCGTGTTCtatctaataaaaaaaattcaattattttaattTCGGACTTatgatttaaatgatttatttgaaaacATGATGATAAAAAGTGATTCATTTACTTCAATATCTATGgagtaaattagaaaattataattGGTCATTATaggaaggattttttttttaattttattaaaattcaaaCCCTAAATCCTTATCTCATAATAGTAACTCTGTCTATAGTAACTAAGATAATTCACTAACAATATGTTAAACTTAGATCCATcgttataaaaaatattttttatattaatcaACCATTTACTTGGAATCAAATTTTTCCTAcccattttttaataaattattattttcaataaaaaaaattatagattctgttatatatatatatatatatatatatatatatatatatatatatatatatatgaattgatGAGTACGGagaaaagattttttattttgatgcgaCAATAATGTGACGcatagaaaatattaaaaaaaaaatcacttttaGATTTATATGCCGTTGATACATTAATTGAACATTAGTCCATCACCAATTCAGCAAGCAACTAATTTGCTTATAAATACGAAGAAGATATATTCCCGGCACTTCGCTTCCCAACAAATGTTATTAATACGGCGACGGGAAGCATTCTTCAAGGAATATTCTGTTATTCTACTTGTTGGCGAAGCGACATGTAGTCGCCGTGGAGCGTGTGATTTCGCTGCCGGAGGCTATACTGGATGGGGCGAGCTCACCCTTCCAtcgccttcctcctcctcctcttcttctgctTCCTGGTGAGCACTCTTGTCGCCTTGTCCGACAGCCGGCGCCAGGATCCGCTTCTCCCCCTTCCGAACGCGAATCCGCTCCGGTTCTCTGCTGACGGATCGCCCTTCAAGATCGCGCTCTTCGCCGATCTCCACTATGGCGAGAACGCGTGGACCGACTGGGGCCCCGCGCAGGACGATGGCTCCGATCGAGTCATGTCGGCGGTGCTCGACGCGGAGGATCCAGGTCATAGATCTAATAGTTCTTCACAGTAAACGTCTTAATATTAACCGTTCATAGAATGCAGTCTTCACATAAGCTTGCTTTTAGCATGTCTCCATCCTCAAGAAAGAGGTATGACTACTGTGTTTGGGCATTGTGTGATTCACCCAAATATTATAGCTTCAATTGCGTTGATATAAAGCCAATGTACCTTTTGCTGATTCCTCGGTTTTCTGAAACGAATGGAAATGAGCAAATTTGACAAGCGggagagggaagaaaaggaattttttttgtttaatatgaTTTATGATTATTGTCTAGCTCACAAGAGAAGCTTATTATCCGATGggcaaatgaaaagaaagaaaagtagaagaggGTAAGCTAAAAGAAAAACAATTAAAGTTGGTAGAGAAGATTGAAGTGGTCAAGGGAAGAGGAAGAGTATTACATTTATATATGGAAACTGGAATGATAAAATTTAGCATCATCTTATAATTCTGTATATTGAAGTTttgcaaaatttaaatttgaagatgATGGATTTATTTGTGCAATAGTTGGCTGCTATGGTGCTTGATAGCAACTTCCAATATATTCTGTGAAATGAAGATAAATATTGTCATTTTAGTTTGGACTTTCGAGTGTGGTGTTTTGTGATTCATAGTTATGTCAATATATTTTTTCTCAAAACTTATTGTTAaagttttgtgtgtgtgtgtactTTGTGCACAAACTGATCTGATTTCATGAGCTTTGATAacctcttctatttttttttatttatagtaaTCGTTTTTCTGTTAAACCTTCCTGATATATATATACACGCGCGTGCACACACACAACTTTGTGCCTAATATGTACATGCTTTGGCTTTCCATTCAGCTCCAGTATTTATTGAAGCTGAATGAAAAACTCTGCTCTACTCTCCTCGTATTTGTGGGGTTGATCATCATTTATGAAGTTTCAAATTTCCTTAATTGCAGACTTTGTGATCTATTTGGGGGATGTTATTACTGCGAACAACCTACCAATTACTAATGCATCCTTGTATTGGGATAGAGCTCTTTCTTTAACAAGAAACAAAGGGAAACCTTGGTCTACTGTGTTTGGCAATCATGATGATGCTCTATTTGAGTGGCCATCTGAGTGGTTTTCAGCCACCGGTATTCCGCAGGTCAATTGTCCATCAGCAAATGTGCCATTTTCAGGTAAAACGGGCCAAAAAGTTTTCATACGTTTTCATATTTACTGACACGCTTTTATCTTAAGTTAATTCATTTAACAGTACTAGCAAAATTTATACACATGATCTTCAAATAATTTAATATCGTAGATAATTTTTTTGCATAACATAGTCAAAATTTATTTGCATGAATGTAGTATCTAAATTCAGGATTCTTCCAACATCTGTGAAATTTTTTTCCATTAACGATTACAAAAGTTTATCTCAAAGTGTGTAGATTGAGTGAAATATGGGAAGATAGTTTTTACTGGAAGCATATTAATGATGCATGCCATGTCGTGCAGGAGATACTGATTGCAGTTTCAAGGGAACAACAAGAATCGACTTGATCAGTACTGAAATTAAAAACAATGTATTATCTCGTACCACTAGGGGTCCTAACACCCTTTGGCCTAGTGTTTCCAACTATGTATTACAAGTGTCTTCCTACAAAGATCCAATGCTTCCGGTTGTATTTTTCTATTTCCTAGATTCGGGCGGTGGTTCCTACCCAGAAGTTGTATCAAAGGCTCAGGCCAAATGGTTCCAGAGGCAATCGCAGGGGATCAACCCGAATGCCAGGTACATGGCAGAATGCCTTTACTTTAAGTTCTAGTATGAATTTGATGCTTGGTAATTTTGATTTGCAGCATTCCGGAGGTTATCTTTTGGCATATACCAAGTAGAGCTTACCAGAAAGTAGCTCCTGTGCCTACTACTCAAATTCATACACCATGTGTTGGTTCCATCAACAAAGAAAAAGTGGCTCCTCAAGTATCAGAATGGGGAATCATGGATATCCTTGCATCAAGGGCTTCTGTTAAGGTACCAAAACATCATATACAGTAGGTGTCAATGCATTAAAAGGCAACCTGGTGCACGAAACTCTCGCTATACGGGGTCcaggggaaggatccattgtacggaGTCTTACCTTggtttttttttgcaagaaactGTTTCAGGATtccaacccgtgaccttttggtcaatGGCTAGGTCTCAATGCATTACTAAtgcttttttttaaattatttttgtgatTTCCATTAAAGGAAACTTTTACTAAGCTAAAAGGAAAATTCTAAATTTGTCATGCTTTATGAATCTAAGTGAAGCAATATGCACCTAGCAAGATATAAAATGCTTAGACTGGGGTGTGTAGTCACAAGAAAAGGTGAAATGAAAAAAATACTTACATTTGACAGCTGATCCTGCCTGACACGCTCAAGTAAATCTCCGACAGTGGAGAATGACGGAGAAAATGAACATTAGTTTAGGGTTTTTCCCAAGTTTGTGTCCATATCTTCTGTGAACTACAGCTTGTCGTCCGGAGTTGATGATGATTTGGAGCCGAGAGTGGTATGGAGTAGAGAATGGAATGGAGCCGAGAATGGGCTAGAGTTGGGGCAACGTAGAGCCGAGAGTGGCCTGGAATCGGGAACGATGCGGAGCCGAGGCGGTACGGAGCTCGGGGGATCGACCTTTTGCCGACTTTGACCACAACCCACAAGACAATTGACTTCTCCTTAACCACGTGGCACCTATGATTACTCTCCGTATCAATAGTTATTAGGTATAACTTCAATAGGTCATTGAATAGGGAAAAGCAACTTGAGATGGTATCAAATGTTGATAAGTTTGGCCCCCACGGGCTAGCATAGTTCGTTGTACAAAAGGTAATTACGCTCATCCCAGGCATCCCTCACAACCCATCCCAAAGTTATGTGAAGGGAAGTAAATCACGGGGGTCAGCTTATACCCGACCATCAAGTTGGCCAAGGGTGGGAGGGATTTTTTCTTCGAGGGCATATGCCCATCGGGAATTGATCCATTGTCCTATTATAGCATAGTTCATACTTGCATGTGGTGTTGCTGCAATAGATCATGGGGTCGATTCCAACGTGTGTGAAATGTATCGCGGGTCACTTGACCGTCCCATGCAAAGGGCCATTGTGTTGGGCGAAGCCCCCTTGATTTAACTCCCTTCCAGATCTCATGGGACAGTCCTGAAGGGCCTTCGAGTGAGGGTTATCaccgcccccccccccctaaaAGCAATGGTGCAGCGGTTGGGTGCCTTCTCAGTTTCCTAAGAATCTAAGGATAAGTCTTGTTGAATTTCATTTAATGGGCGATGGGCTGCCCGCTACAACCATTTCCTAATTTATCTTGGTGGCTAGTGGAAGACTTCTGTGAGATCGAGTTGGTCACCCTATGATTAGTTGCCGTAAATTGAATATCTGGTGTCAACTAAAAACAAATATTAACAAGTTAAAACTATTAGAGTGAAGATCTACCGAGTAGAGGAAGATACAAGAAACTATTAGTGAATGTATAAAAATTATTTAGTTGATCTGAACTACTAGTGATATAGCTGAAGAATTCATGTAaagaaaatattctataaatttcaTAAAGAATAATTATATGGATTatgaaatcgaaacgaaaatactaaacatatttaattatttatagaTAACTAATTTTACACCTAAAGCATAAGCACTTAGGTGGCGTTTAGTTTAGGGGTTTAGGAATGAGAGAATGAATTCTTTCCCAAACTTTGTATTTGGTTAATaggaatgaaattaaaattttggaataaaatccaaaaacttgGGTATTGATGAAACTCACCTTTTCCCTTGGGTTTTaatgggaatgagaatgaaaataagttttggatgaaaatactcttaatatatttgttcaaattttcttttatattactctctctccttattatcAATCgtctactttctctctcctcattttatcatcaaactttttcttttatcatactttctctttcctcaatctccCCATCATACACTTTCTCCTCATttttcatcacacattctctctttTTATtatctcctatcatactttctctcatcacactttctctctcctcatcctcttTCATCATgcttctctcccatcacactatttttcgtcattttttctcatcatacttttttcttcttaatctctcccatcacacactctctccttattttctctcataacactttatctctcttcattatctcacatcatactttctctctcatcatattttctctctcctcatcctctctcgttaatctctcccatcatacactctctctccttattttctttcattacactttctcttttTTCATTATCTCCCATTACACATTCTCTTTTCtgattctctctcatcatgctttctctcatATCACACTATCTTTtgtcattttttctcatcactttTTTTcgctcatcatattttctctctcttcaatatCTCCCATCACATACtctctttccttgttttctttcatcacactttttctttttttagtctctcccatcatactttttctctctttattctctctcatcacactttctctcccatcattttttctctctcctcatcctctctccACATGTTCTTTCCCATCACATGAGGTgtcgggacggtctagtggctagcgcatgaggtgttgccaccatggggtctggggttcgaatctcggcaaagtcgaggtaaatgcctcccttatgtgctagtcattattcgaaaggctagtagtcgcctgtgatttacctcctctgtgttggctctgggacggattggcgggggcgttgggggcaagcgtattcgtcttttgccaccatgtTCTTTCCCATCACGCTAGCCAACTGCGCCATGTTTGCGTTTTGCCACCATGTTCTTTCCCATCACttatttacctccttcgtgttggtcCTGGGACGAGTTGACAAGGGTACTGGGGTGAGTGtagtcgccttttgccaccatgttcTTTCCTAtcactttctctcacatctaattttttttcttattttcctctaagggtaaaaaaaaaaattttggtttattccgatagaaaatattcaactaatcaaatattatttttaagaatgatattcatactcattcccattctcattccataatattatgattctcattcccattttgattcttaggaaagaaccaaacgccaccttagcCTATATATCCCGCCCTAGTTTGACGATGACGACAACTAAAATAGAGTCATAGAAGaaataattaattatgttaaGTAGTGTCGAATCTGAAGCTACCAAAACAGAGTCATAAACTGCATCATGTTTGGTAGGGGTAAGAGTGATGCTTTACTTGCGTCTAATGATACgttagaaatctaaaataaatGAATCTATATTTCATTTGCCTAATGATATtcataaatttaaaagaaatgaatCTCTATTATTAGTTTGTGTGTGACTACTAGCAAATGACTTTCTTGTTTCATATTGGGGTCTTTGTTTAACTTCTATTCACCATCTTGCAGGCAGTTTTTGCTGGCCACAACCATGGATTGGACTGGTGCTGCCCTTACAAGAGTCTTTGGTTGTGCTTTGCTCGCCACACTGGTTATGGAGGTTACGGCAATTGGCCAAGAGGATCAAGGATCATTTCAATAGATGAACAGCCATTCTCGATCACTTCTTGGATACGAATGGAGGATGGAACTGAACACAGCCATGTTGTCTTGACCCCTTAAATTGCTAGGGTAATTGCTTGTTTAAGGAGAAAGTAACTAATGTTGGTTATTATCTTTGATTGGTGGATTTAATTATAAGTTATGTATATGAGTACAAATCGAATATATTAAAGTGATGTAACTTAGGGGTTGCTTGGTTCAGTAAAGGGAATAGGAATAAAAATAGGAATGATATTAGTGGGGAATGATAATAGGTATCATTAATTTAATGGGGTTGCTTGGTTTAATAAAAAGAATGAATATCATTATAAAAGATGCTACTTGGTTATATTCTATTTGGGAATAGGAATTAGCTAATAAAGTTTTTGGATAAAGTTTTTGGACTTGTGGTTCTGGACTTGTGATTTTGGTTGATATCGTTGATCAAGAGCTTGTTCTAGTCTAGAATACTCTGACTAGGAGGAAGTTCCTTTGCAAGGCCCCCAAGAGTTTGCCCTCAATTTGACTTCCATTGCCAATGACCAAGGTATCCATCTTCAACATCTCCTCCTTGTCTTTGTCGCCAGCAGTCTTTCCAAGTGAGAAGactttaaatcaaaatcaaaagacGTATCAAAGATTTGCTAGGGTTTACTAGGGGTGGAGAAATAGTTGCCACGGCAATTTCATTTCAGAAAGGCAACACAAGCAGGAGATCAGATGACACACAAGATGTGGCCGTGGCTTTCTCAAAATCTCATTTAACAAATTCTTCTTTCGAACAATCAAGACGATAATCGAAGAAGGAAaatcgaaagaaaaaaaaaaaagccaTTAGAGCTCACGAATGGAGGAGAAAATAAAACCAAGGAACCAAATTCACCATGGCTCAAAAGAAATCTCGATAGGATAGATCTATGATGCAACCAAATCATATAAAAAAAGAGATCTTAAAGGAGGGATCTTTTTTGTGGTAGATTGGTGTCGTGCTACATACCTCAGAGATGTGAAGGGCAGCGACGAGAGGAAGGAGACAATGAAGGAGCGAAAACCTCGATGATATCGGTGATTTAGGATAGTCCGTGCGTTTTTTTACGGGAATGGTTTCAATACAGTGATTTTTGTGAGGAATGGATGATTACCCACAAATAAGGAATGAAATTAATGTGAAAAAATGAAACCTTCAAATCAACCATTTATATTTCATTCTTTTTCCATTCCTCATTTACCAAACCCTCAAAACAAGCTTGAATGTAGATTTTGTATATGTAGAACTTATAGTCCCGCATTTATTATCATCTATGAGTTGATAATAGATGCCC includes these proteins:
- the LOC122052603 gene encoding probable inactive purple acid phosphatase 16 — encoded protein: MGRAHPSIAFLLLLFFCFLVSTLVALSDSRRQDPLLPLPNANPLRFSADGSPFKIALFADLHYGENAWTDWGPAQDDGSDRVMSAVLDAEDPDFVIYLGDVITANNLPITNASLYWDRALSLTRNKGKPWSTVFGNHDDALFEWPSEWFSATGIPQVNCPSANVPFSGDTDCSFKGTTRIDLISTEIKNNVLSRTTRGPNTLWPSVSNYVLQVSSYKDPMLPVVFFYFLDSGGGSYPEVVSKAQAKWFQRQSQGINPNASIPEVIFWHIPSRAYQKVAPVPTTQIHTPCVGSINKEKVAPQVSEWGIMDILASRASVKAVFAGHNHGLDWCCPYKSLWLCFARHTGYGGYGNWPRGSRIISIDEQPFSITSWIRMEDGTEHSHVVLTP